One Cryptosporidium parvum Iowa II chromosome 1, whole genome shotgun sequence genomic window, TCACCAAATTTATCACCTATAATCACTTCGTTTGTATCTGGTttgaatattgaaatatttaaccTTTTTGAGTGTATAAATCGACCTATTAATTGAAAGCTAAAATTGCAAAtcttaattatataaataaccTTATTGCTACTACAAGCAGTGGCTGTACCATccattgaaatatttactgAAACTAAAGTATCTTCTTCATTACCTAGAGCAATTTCTGATTGTTGATAATCAACGAGAGAAAGTGAAAATAACTTATTCTTTTGAAACCAAATAAGTTGGTCATTATAGTAGAAAAGAGAATTGTTTCCGGAAATTAAATCTATATTTCTCATTATTCTCTCTATTTGTATGCATATATACTTAGGTTTATATCATCAGTtaaatgatattatttaaagaacGTCAAACatacaatattaattaattatacCGCTCAGAAATAATGTACAGGTTAAAGTGCtactttttattaacaGCAATTTCTACTTCTACTACTAAAATGATCAGTTTCATTTCTAGATAGttgaatatttgtattCATTGATCTACCACATTTAATTCCATCGATCtaaaatttttgtttagCCAACCAAAGTAAAgctatttcatttttttaaatttttttttaaatactcACCTCGTTAGAAAGGTCATAAATACCATCTAAGatatttttgtatattttttcaGCAACTTTCATAAATGCTTCTTCTACGTTATTAGATGTCTTTGCAGAtgtttcaataaataagaGCCCATTTTTTTCTGCGAATTCGACCCCTTCTTCTGTAGTTACTTCTCTTCTATCTAAATCAGATTTATTTCCAACTAATATAATAGTCATATTAGGAGTTGCGTTTCTCTTTACATCATTTAGCCATTTGCTTAAGTGGTTAAATGTGTCTCTTCTTGTGATATCATAAACTAATAAGGCTCCTGCTGCTCCTCTATAATATGATCTTGTTATGCTTCTAAATGACTCTTGACCGGCACTAGAAAATTAggtaataatttattaaatcaatagCATTACCACTTACGTATCCCAAATCtgtaattttatttttttcgCATCTAGGTTTATAATTCTTGCACCAAACTCAACTCCAATGGTTAAATCGTGGTCTACCCTGAAGCGTCGGTCCGTAAACTGCAAAAGAAGGCATGATTTACCGACAGctaaaaaattaataaatttcaattaatagATTAAGGACTATATAAATCGTACCCGTATCACCTATTATTatgtatttaaataaataatcataTGGAGATGCCATATTTTTCTGTTTTCACATTACAGTAAATAGCTTCAtcatttccaaaaattattagatttcATCGTTCCCTCCTCgttattttgaaaaaaaatatacgcgattgattattaattgcATGAAAAAAGTTATATAAATTCCTAAAGAATTTTTGTTGCTATTTTTAAATGTGATTTAATAAACATAGTATGAAAACAATCTATTCTGCtgcaaaatatattttaagaTTTATGATAATTCGGAATACTACAAAACATTAGATGCTACTGTATACAAGATCAGACatcattcaaaaatagTGCTCTGCagtataattaatttaacttaaataaaataatcgTGAGCGCAGAAATAATTGCAAATTATGTGGAATTGCGCTGCAAAATTTatcaaacaaataattgGAGTTAATTTAGTAAAGGTTTTTCaacattaaatataatattttaaagtcatgtattaaaattttgattttgaatatgtattaatatattatttgcccaatataattgaattacTCTAAAGATTTGGAAGACtgataattttgttttaaacTTAATATACGATGCTTGAAAATGACTTTCCACATAATGAGTTGGTATGGTGGAGGATGACAAGGAAACAAAGGTATTTGCCTGGGCGTACAGTAACATTggaattagaaaataaaacagTAGGAATAGAAGAAGAACATGAAAAATTACTTATGAAGTTAGTAAAGCAGGGCTCAGTTATTATTCATTCGTTTGATGATATGAAATATGCTGTTTGTAGTTCTAGTAATGTTAGGTTATATCCAGCACTTTCTGAGCAGGAGCAAAAGTCACTTGAAAAAGAATGCATTCGATCAACAAAGATGAATTACAGAGCTTTGTTAcgtattaaaaaaatagttgAACTCAGAAAATTAGATCAGGcacaatttgaaaatagtGAAACAAATATGTCTCTATTAGAGATTCGTATGattcaatttttcaaaGACAGGGATAGCATCACCAATATTTCTGAGAGTATAGAatatcttgaaaataacaCTGCAATTGAATTACTAGGAGCAATTGTAAACAGGAAAACTTTGAAAACTATGATTGGCCAGAGTCCACAAGctttcttttatttagaTAAGACTATATTTAATGAGAAAAGTAAACATCTATCTGAGAAAGAGGACATTTCAGTAGGATCTATTGATTCTAAGCACTGgcaaaatgaattaaatgaaattattgttaatagGAAAACAATTTGTGAATTATTAAGTTGTATACCGTTTGAATTGTTATCGAGCAGTCATAATGGTAAAAATAACATCGAATTAATGGCTGGCCGAATTTTTGTGAATGATCCTGAAGATTCATTgattgaagaattttgtGAAAAAAGTATTGATGCCATTTATCGTGGGAAGTTCATTatggaatatattaaattatcaattttgTATTTGCGTGTATTATCCAAATCAATAGCACTTAGAGTTGTAAGtgcaaataaaaagaaaaacacAAGACAGAGATCAATATTGGAATATGTTGTAGTTTTATctcttgaattattattttgtgaTCCATATGAAGCTAAGATGCTTTCATTGACTAAATTAAAGCACGAAGAAACGAGCATTTCTAATGTAAACAATTGTTTGGTGTCCCTAAGTATTGATATTGATTCGAATAATTCATCCAAAAAAATGCCAGAAAACATTAGTAAGGCGGAGAAAAGTAATGTTCATGGATTAttgttaaattttaaaacaACTGTCCCTAGTAGAGACtctaaagaaaatgaattatattataaagtTGACTTAAATCGTATTAGTAGCCAGTTGGCCATTTCAGAAGAGTTACAAAACGCCTATAGTTACTACAATAAGAAATTTACCCTTAAAGAACTGGAACATCGCACCAAATCGTTCCATGTTATTAAAACTTCGTGCCCTATAATGATTAAATTGTTAAGGGAATGGATTCTGAATGCAAATAGAGGCGAATTTGACCATATAGATAGTATTGATCaacttaaaaaaataaaagaaaacttATTAAATGTTGATAAGTAGTTCtaataagaaaatcaaACTTTCTCCAATTAACCTTCTTTGCTCGTtaatttaagaaattaatgaatatttgcTATATTCACGATCTCTAggtaatattttaattaggATAATTAATTCAGCAAACgttaatgataatattccAACTAAAGTATAGAATCCAGATCCTAATGAATGATATATCTTTTGAATGGTCGTGCTGTTATTTTCTGTCCTAAAAGTTTTTCCCCAAGAAAAGTGCATCGAAATCCAATAAAGCAACCCTGATTTGATAAATAAGACCGAAGCTCCCATtaaaataatggaaaataTATGTGCATATCTTTTGTTATGTAAgtattctttaattagtAAAATAAGCgttgaaaatgataaaaacGCCAAATATGTTGCAATTAAGCATGTAAGTATTAAACTCGCATTCTGAATACTTGTGATTGTATTTTTGATTGATTTCGTTAAGGAATTTGTAGTTATACTGTTAAGCGTTTTGCTTGATCCGAAGTTTTcgaattcaataatttcacTACAGTTTTCAAAGTCAATGACTGATGTATTAATGCAAACCCCTTCTGAATAAATTCGATTCAAGCAAACGCTATACTTAACATTAGATCCATTTGAGAATCCCCACCTGTAATAaccaatatttaaaaaaaatatcgTAAAAAACGTTgctaaaattaataatgaatttagtATCAAAATTGCAAGTTTGTGCAAAttctctctttttttttgcatatTATAGAACCAACATATTACACAACTCTGATATCTTGTACAATAAGTACTTTGGTTTGAAAAACTTTAACTTGTAATTATTGGATCACTTAACGCGGGAGAGTATGTAAATCTAAGATTGTATTAAAATGtttaagaaataattaatctATTACTTTTCCAGTtaagtttaatattttaagtAATGAATAGCACATTTGGCAATATTTGTTGTCAATTACTTTATTGTGAATAATTCCGCATAATTTACAGAATATGTTTTCTTTTACATAGATTGAATATTTGTGTTGTTCATTATTGTTTTCATTTAGCTTCATAAATATGTTAGTAATATTGCATATCTTCTCACTTTgagaaagaataaatttactaatttcatattcaatgggagatttatttaaagaaagcTCTGCTCCAATCGAACTATTTAGAATTTTAgatatattgaatttcCAGTAAAGCATAACTTCTTTTGAAGTTAAGTTTCTTAGGGGACGAATGAAAAGGAGCGAAGATTTCTCAGTGTGAAATCTAAAATCAAGATGTTCataaattgatttaatatgTACTCCACTAGCCAATGTCATATATTGGATAGACTCAGAGCCCAGTGACTCAGATGTAGATGCTATCACAAGACACTTTTGCCTAGAATGGTCTATACTATCTAAATAATGTTTAATATccttaaatataattagtTGAATAAGTAACTTAATGTGATCAGTTCCCCTATCAATATGAAACTTAATTTCATCTAAAATCGCTTgtcttttttctttatcagACTGAGTATCGCCTCTGATAATGCTTGAACAGAATGGGATTATTTGTAACTTTGGTATAATTTGGAATCCGTTTGAATAGGCATTATGGCTATAGATTGATTGAATACATGCATTCAAACTTTCGTAATATTCAGAAGGATCTCTATTAACCAATGGAGATGTATCGacattaataaaagatttaatagAATAGTCGGGCCTTTTTCCTGTCTTTGGTATTACTGATAGCAAGTTCAATAAAGCATGTGAATAAAATCCAAATCCAAGCGCAACATAAAGCTCTGATTTTAGAGGTTTTTTTGATTGGTAACTACTTTTTAATTCCTTCAACCTTTCAATTGGGCCTGTCcttatttcttttcttacATTACCCTCAATATATGAATTAAAGCAATCAATACAGGATAGAAATCTGGTATTAACTTCAgctttttttgatttacaTTTATAGCAAAATATAGTCTCCATATATTAACATTTCATTTACCAGTAATAGAATAAATGTAATTGATTACAGAACTTAATCTAGATTAGTTTTGGCGgtatgaatttaatatattaactCATTTCTGTTTTTTTACCTAGAGGAATGGGCAATTAAAAactatattatatataataaaatttgtttCTGCATTGCtctaattattaatttgtttgataaataattttaaacGGTCAGATAATATTCGCTACAATATTTTATCTATTTAGTAATATATGATATCTATAGCTTAGTAAGATTTGAGTAACAGAGTTAACAAAAGCCATGAAATAACTGTTAACTACGAGTTATACTAAATTGCTAATTACGTagtataatatatattttatcatGGAATGTTGATATCATTTTTGTTCAAAATTAACTTTGGAAGTaaaaagttaattattcaaaatgtTCTAATTCGATTCTTGCCTATTTGAGTTCTTGATTGAATCAAAGACCCAGAAATAGTAAAAGTAAAATGTGTAATATAATATGGGGAATATACAGATTAGGGAAGATAGTGCATGATAGATGAACACAAGCTGAAGCTTGTCAAATACCAACCTTTGTACGAAAAATtccagaaaaaaaattgttgtcagtccaaaaataaataatatgttGTGAACGCTGTATTTtctcaaattaatatttaaaagcAATAATTCCAGTACATAATAagtcattattattacatatttaataatattctcaGGATATGTTTCTAACAAAACCATGACAGATAAATTGGACCAATTACTTAAGTAAGTGTAATGAGCCAAGAGCTGTTGATCATTTTcacaaaataaaattgtGTAGATTCCTAAAGGTATAATAGCgtataatatttgtttttcgTGAATATGAAATCCAAATTGAAAAGCTATTAAAAGTGAGATTGAAgaagttattaaaatagACTTCGTTGACTCTTTTATATTACTCAAACTATGCCATAGACGAACTAATACTGGAATTATAAATAGTATACAAATTAACATGCAAAAAATAGGTTTTACTGGTGGGATACATTTCATCGATTTAATATAATGGCCTTCTGCGTCAAGGTGATGAATTTTGCAAAAGTTTAAGTTAAATTTTGCGAATACTTTATCAGCTATCGAATATAAAGTATATAAGTTTGATGCAGGAATAAAATGGATAAAACTTCTTGAAATGGGAAATAGCCTCgaaataaattgatttaattgtccataaaaaataattggCGTGATTGCAAAAGCGGACACTGATAAAAcagaaaataaaactttaaatgaagagataataagaataaaaaatttccCTTCAGATCTTTGAATGCaagaatttaatagaaaaataaacCATATAGGAGCAAGCACAATAAAAAAGTGCTTTGTAAAAACTAAACAAGTGAATATTATGGCTGAATATATTGGATAGTTCGCTGTTAGATAAATTGATAATAGCAATATCCCCATGAGGAATCCATTGTATTGAAAATGTATGTGATCAACTATTACCAAAGATGCATTAAATATAGTAAAAAAAGttgataaataaatagaatTGGTTTCGGAATCTGATTCACTCTTGCATATTAGAATTATCGGTGGAACCAGCGATAttaattctgaaattaTTACGCTCaatctttgaaaaattagagttttttttgtaaaaaaTGGTTCTTTAGAAAgctaaattatttatttaatgttattaatattgagtTTTCAACTTACTACAAGAATACTAGGATCGAACATATTAGCTAAAAAGCTAAGAACCAACTCAAAAtatgcaaaaaaaataggGTAATCTAAAGTCCAAATTGAAGTTTcctaaaaataattcttcaagtATTCAGGagtaaagaaaaaatcCGCTTACATCATAATACCATTCTTTTATTGGCTTATTAAAAGTGATGGCCATCCAATTTCTATGTACTTCAAAGTCCGGACTGTGGCTAATTTCAATTCGCAATAAatcaagaatatttaataataaatcaactTACTAAAGAGGGATCAACATAAGCTTAAACAGAATTGAgataattaatatcaacAATATTCGCTTCAACATCATTATAACTATTTCATATATAGATTTGCTTattgtattaattaattgattgCCAAATTAGTATTGTTTTACGCTAAATCAAACtggaaatatttgtaaagTTAGAActgaataaatataattcaaattattatattaagttcaaaaaaaattgataaaattaaaaatatagcTTCATTCTATACAATGAGATTAATaatcagaaaaaaaaataacatgGTTTAAacaaacattttttttaaaaaaagggGCAATTATGCGTGAGGGAAACTaagaattttcaatttttattttataaattaaattaattcattaaataactATTTCTTTATATGGGAAATCTTCAATTACTTTCTTTGGACAATGAGGAAGATTTAAgcaatttatttttagaatttaGCTGGCTTGAGGAAAAGGGAGAACTAATAAAAGAAAGCAGGATTTCATTCGattttaaagtatttgaTCAAGAACGTAAATGCTATGagatttataaattttttggaGGATtagataaatttttaaaaattgaCAATGGTAAAGAACTGGATAACGCAATAGAAAAATTAGACTCCCCTGCCTTGAATTTTGAGCacaatatcttttttaatgaaactCTATCGCAAAATAGCTTGAAATACTTTCCCAGTTTAAATGGCATGTTTTTcgaaaaaaatgaagacaatattatgaataaaatattatcagtaattgaaatacaaaaaaatacCAAGAATAGCATTTTCTACccaaatataattttttatgaACAAGCtaataaatctaaaaattatatatattttaaaagagTTATGTGGGAATCAACCATTAAAGATAAATTGGATGAGCTAcctaaaattaatttattgaataatgTACTTAAGAATTGGCTTGAATTTCAATCTTTAATGTCCATTGTTCAATTACATTCTttagaaatatttcatGGCAATATAAAAACAGAAAATATGCTAGTTAATCACTTATATACCGTAAAAATAACAGATATTTCGCCTTGGAAGCCAGTTTTCATTGATAGCTCAGACCTAAGATTTTGGaccattttttttgagGACCAAAATTGTAATGCTAGAAGTAATGTTTTGAGTTGCAATTTGTCTCCAGAAAgatttttattagaaattgaTACTAAGAATATCGAGACTGAGCTTAAATGTgaaattaagaataaattatttagtaTGGATATTTTTTCCCTAGGTTGTGTATTGAATGAgatagaaaatgaagaatcaACATTTACGATCAATGAAATATTACAAATGTcgaaatttgaaaaatattgcTCTAATATaagtaaaattaataatgattggATTAGagaaatatttctaaattataACTGGGAAAAAAGACCAGATGCATTTGGaactttattaaaattattaaacatgaataaaataatacaaataaacTCCTTAAACGCGTACCTATTCAGTCActtagaaaaaaagaattttaatttttgcaGGTCATTTCCATTATTCTTTTATCCACTCTCAATAATTATGCAGAATAAAATGTTTAGTGATTTAAGGATTcaagtaataattttgaacaTAATCTTGCCAATTTTTTTGgagttatttattattaaaaatatttatgcAAATAACATAGAAccaaatcaaaaaaatatttgctttgaagaaatattttcaaatcttAAAATCGAATATACTCATGGTTGGGATTTAAATAAACTGAAAAGCACTTTTCAAAACAAGTttgataatgaattaatgaaaGACCTGATTTTAAGTATTTTGATATCAGATCTTAATCACcaaatatttgatgaaaaGACAAAactagaaaatattaattcaaacaaCTACTCGAATATTAAAGgctttttttcaattttccAACTTTTACTTAATTTCTGGGACAATAAAAAGGCAGAATTTAGTGAGGATTTTAACTTAACTCActatataaattatattatattggatgataattttcaattaaatgataattattcaattattcaaaaaaatagaaaatctttttttgcactaattaaaaaaaataatttatatattgaaGATTATAATAGTGCGTCCGCCTTGTATCTTCATTTCATAAATATTAGTTTGCGTCGCTTAACTCACCTTCACGCATGCAATTatgattcaaataatcttaatatgtttgaaatatataatagtatttatttattatcgATTAATACactaaatatattattggaaattttATCTGAAGAACATAAACAGGAAATTGCTGTAAAAGAAATACTACCAACCTTGATAcaatttttatcaaatagCAAGCATTTTAACAAAGACTCCTGCTTTACCCAATATCAATTACGCCTTGATAGAGTTAATTCAGCAAATCATTCAAACGATTTGTCTGTAAAGTACAATTACAAAGAGCCCATagttatttttgaaatatttaattttattaattctaatatcATGAAATATgtaaaaattcaaaatgaaGAACTAGTtcttgatgaaattaataaaataataaatgacttattaattatgaatattgaaaaatggATTTATCATTATGTGGCATTAAATGACAGTTTAGTAGTTAGCAAACTTCTTGAAATTGCTGATCAGATATTAATACTTATCATGaagaataagaaaaataaattaaacaTATGGGTTACTGAAATCTTAACATCAAAGAATTCTGCACTAAAAAAACTGATTGTAAAAAGGAGCGTGGATAATATgtcaatattattcaaaattttagattactttttattaacGAATAAAACTGAGGTTTTTATATCTGAAATTTTTCCTTACTTAATAGATCAATTAAACGATAAAGATATCAATGTCAAATATGAATTCTGTAAATTGATTATACATATTATGGaaaaaatggaaatgaTATTTATACTTCCCTACGGTAAATTTTGTATTGAAAAATGTTTAGGCGATAAAGAATTcattataaaattaattggTTTAAGGTCagcaaataaaatatttaacagaataatttttgttgaaaACAAATTAGGCATTAATGAATCTgagattattattcatgaattaattgaatctATTATTACTAACCTCGAAAGTATACTATTTATTAAGTATTATCCacttattaaagaaattggaATTACATTAAAATACATATACAActattcaagaaaatacAATGATTGGTTagtcttttttttatttttgaataaattctttagaataaaagaaaagaacacaaaatgtttaataaatatatttaaactAAGTAAATTTTCTAGAAATGAGTTTTTGatctattatttcaaagaCATGTTTAAGGACGAAGATAAATCTGCAAGtgaaaattacaaaatgGCATCTACAGttaaacaagaaaataatcaGATTTATCCACCTACTTACacagaattaatattgtatACCTTGCCATGTCTTATAAATCAATTGAgtttaaatgataaatttgagcagattgtttttattttatctttgattcaaaaagaaGCGAAATATAATATTCGAAAACAATTTATTCATGATGcattaaaacttttaacaagaaaaaaaatttataatcaATTGTGCGAGCCAGATTTTAAAAAGCCACTACCTATTATTAAAGGAGAATATTTAGGGTCAATTTATAATCATAGCAAACTCATTTCTAAATATGATAACAATACAAACATAGGTAAtggatttaatatttatcagAAACTTCTATATATcaatgaagaaatttacTCTTGTTCtacaaataattcaattaatgcTGGAATATACTTGCATAAGTTAAATGTTCATGATAAGCTTCattattggaatttaaTTACTGATCaacttaataattatatttttaaattcaataataatagttttgTGACTAGTATGATGACATTATCAAATGAATTTAGCATTATTACAGGGAATAACATTGGAATCTTatccaaaattaatattgatacaAGTATAATAACGGTTAACGAGCATTcatataaaaatgaaaatttgtTATTTAAACAATGCAGCTtcttaaattcaaaatccccaattataatatttgttggaaagataaaaatttattctaAAGAATTGATTATTTCTGCATATAGTAACGGggatatatattttattgaatcAGAGAGGTTGCAAACAGAAATCAGTTTCTCAATTCCCCTATCTTTGGGGAGTGTAATTGACTATTCAGTTGACAATAATTCTAATgatcatttaatttcattcgCCACTGATGAAAATatagttattattattgatttattttatttgaagagtatgaaaatttggaaaattgATCATGAATTAagaattacaaatattggtagttcaaatattaatgatcaatcttcaaaaatattgcTTAACTTTAATAGAAATGGTGCTTTTGCACTTTTTGATCCAATTAGTGGTGAAATTGATTCTAATGTAGATTTTAAATTCCGGATAACcgaaataaaagaaaagttcATTCATATTCACAGAccatttttgttttcatCAAAAATGGTTCACACAGACTTTAAAAGCATACAAAAGTGTAATTGTCTATATTGTCAAACTCAAAGAGTTAgaatttttggaaattatttgaatcaatatcaaataatgaatcaaTACCATAATACTACGGTTAAAAAGGAGCGTCTAGTTAATAGAAACATTATTGGGCCGTTTAGTACCACTCATAACAACTTCATAGGCAAAGGACAATGtgcaaataaatattacatttttaatgatgaaattggTAACGTTTATCAACAAAGCTTCCTCGACTCTAATTTATGTTATACAGATTCATTTGATTGTATAATTAGTAAATACTCAGCGCAGACAAGTTTAATTGGTGTAAACAACGAAAACAAAGGGCATAAAGACTTAATCACATCAATCAGCATATACTCATTTAGTAATGATGAAATCGGATTACTTACATCTTCAAGAGATGGTATTATTTCTTACTGGAATTGATCGTCAACATTTATTCGCGCCACTTCTTAGCTGTCTAGATAAATTATGATGAGTTATATTAAGAGGGGTGTGAAAAACAGCTtgatcaatatttgaagtACTTTTCTAAGATCTAAAAGCATAACAATTtctaaaattgaatttgaactttactaaaataacaatacaataatttttccGCAATTTTAAATGTATTACTTATGATTAAGAAATGAAACAATGGCTGTTGGAAATATCAATTCTAATGACGAACTTGAAGCTGCTATGAAAAATATGAAGAGCCatgattcaaataaaagaatacAAGGAATTCAGCTATTTGCTGACGTAATAAAAACAGATTGCAGTCTCTTATCAATTGAATACATTAAAAAGCTTCAAATTGTTTTTGAATGTGAGCACAATATAGAAGTGCTATTGCAACTTTCTAAATCGTGTACAAATTTGGGTTTGATTTCACTTTTCGAGGAGCAAATTTGTGggttaaatattaatgagtTTGATTTCTTTAGTAAGGGTTGTATTTTTAACGCTGCAAAACAAATCATATACAATGCCTACGATGATCTTTCGACTAGATTTCATACAcataaaagaaaatcaaataaaaattcattatttaccatagaaaaaataataactttagTACCAATCTTACAAGACATTGCTGAACTTGATGACGTATATGTAAGGCTAGAAAC contains:
- a CDS encoding Rab2 GTPase, translating into MASPYDYLFKYIIIGDTAVGKSCLLLQFTDRRFRVDHDLTIGVEFGARIINLDAKKIKLQIWDTAGQESFRSITRSYYRGAAGALLVYDITRRDTFNHLSKWLNDVKRNATPNMTIILVGNKSDLDRREVTTEEGVEFAEKNGLLFIETSAKTSNNVEEAFMKVAEKIYKNILDGIYDLSNEVSI
- a CDS encoding protein kinase with WD40 repeat at C-terminus, producing MGNLQLLSLDNEEDLSNLFLEFSWLEEKGELIKESRISFDFKVFDQERKCYEIYKFFGGLDKFLKIDNGKELDNAIEKLDSPALNFEHNIFFNETLSQNSLKYFPSLNGMFFEKNEDNIMNKILSVIEIQKNTKNSIFYPNIIFYEQANKSKNYIYFKRVMWESTIKDKLDELPKINLLNNVLKNWLEFQSLMSIVQLHSLEIFHGNIKTENMLVNHLYTVKITDISPWKPVFIDSSDLRFWTIFFEDQNCNARSNVLSCNLSPERFLLEIDTKNIETELKCEIKNKLFSMDIFSLGCVLNEIENEESTFTINEILQMSKFEKYCSNISKINNDWIREIFLNYNWEKRPDAFGTLLKLLNMNKIIQINSLNAYLFSHLEKKNFNFCRSFPLFFYPLSIIMQNKMFSDLRIQVIILNIILPIFLELFIIKNIYANNIEPNQKNICFEEIFSNLKIEYTHGWDLNKLKSTFQNKFDNELMKDLILSILISDLNHQIFDEKTKLENINSNNYSNIKGFFSIFQLLLNFWDNKKAEFSEDFNLTHYINYIILDDNFQLNDNYSIIQKNRKSFFALIKKNNLYIEDYNSASALYLHFINISLRRLTHLHACNYDSNNLNMFEIYNSIYLLSINTLNILLEILSEEHKQEIAVKEILPTLIQFLSNSKHFNKDSCFTQYQLRLDRVNSANHSNDLSVKYNYKEPIVIFEIFNFINSNIMKYVKIQNEELVLDEINKIINDLLIMNIEKWIYHYVALNDSLVVSKLLEIADQILILIMKNKKNKLNIWVTEILTSKNSALKKLIVKRSVDNMSILFKILDYFLLTNKTEVFISEIFPYLIDQLNDKDINVKYEFCKLIIHIMEKMEMIFILPYGKFCIEKCLGDKEFIIKLIGLRSANKIFNRIIFVENKLGINESEIIIHELIESIITNLESILFIKYYPLIKEIGITLKYIYNYSRKYNDWLVFFLFLNKFFRIKEKNTKCLINIFKLSKFSRNEFLIYYFKDMFKDEDKSASENYKMASTVKQENNQIYPPTYTELILYTLPCLINQLSLNDKFEQIVFILSLIQKEAKYNIRKQFIHDALKLLTRKKIYNQLCEPDFKKPLPIIKGEYLGSIYNHSKLISKYDNNTNIGNGFNIYQKLLYINEEIYSCSTNNSINAGIYLHKLNVHDKLHYWNLITDQLNNYIFKFNNNSFVTSMMTLSNEFSIITGNNIGILSKINIDTSIITVNEHSYKNENLLFKQCSFLNSKSPIIIFVGKIKIYSKELIISAYSNGDIYFIESERLQTEISFSIPLSLGSVIDYSVDNNSNDHLISFATDENIVIIIDLFYLKSMKIWKIDHELRITNIGSSNINDQSSKILLNFNRNGAFALFDPISGEIDSNVDFKFRITEIKEKFIHIHRPFLFSSKMVHTDFKSIQKCNCLYCQTQRVRIFGNYLNQYQIMNQYHNTTVKKERLVNRNIIGPFSTTHNNFIGKGQCANKYYIFNDEIGNVYQQSFLDSNLCYTDSFDCIISKYSAQTSLIGVNNENKGHKDLITSISIYSFSNDEIGLLTSSRDGIISYWN